A single genomic interval of Nostoc commune NIES-4072 harbors:
- a CDS encoding acyl-CoA dehydrogenase family protein, whose amino-acid sequence MSQLEQAVPDTFVAKGLEIPNNIFDQVEALAKDFATRAGAHDKDGSFPFENFTALHKAGLLSLTIPRELGGQGLGLATICRVIEGIARGDASTALVLTMHYLQHAHAARSRRWHPEVYKRLCRESIEGIALLNAARVEPELGTPARGGLPATIAEPTTEGWRLTGHKQYTTGSPILSYFVVWARTTEDEPQVGNFLVPRDLPGLQIVETWDHLGMRATGSHDLILENVLIPREYALNISPISTAPSFDPVISTWGSLTISALYLGVATSARDWLVKYLWERSPSNLKEPLATLPRFQTAVGEIEALLFANNRLIYSLAQDIDRGEYEPNVGLQAQAVKYLTTTNSIRAVEIALELTGNPGLLKKNPLERHYRDVLCSRIHTPQNDVICQSLGKSVLKVK is encoded by the coding sequence ATGTCACAGTTGGAGCAAGCAGTGCCAGACACCTTTGTAGCCAAAGGCTTAGAAATCCCCAATAATATATTCGACCAGGTGGAGGCTCTAGCGAAAGACTTTGCTACCCGTGCAGGGGCACATGACAAAGACGGTTCCTTTCCCTTCGAGAATTTTACAGCTTTGCATAAGGCAGGATTACTTAGCCTCACCATTCCTCGTGAATTAGGTGGTCAAGGTTTGGGGCTAGCAACTATCTGCCGAGTGATTGAAGGGATAGCGCGTGGCGATGCTTCCACCGCCCTAGTACTGACAATGCACTATCTCCAACATGCCCATGCAGCCCGTAGCCGTCGCTGGCATCCAGAAGTATATAAACGGCTGTGTCGTGAATCGATTGAAGGTATTGCCCTGCTCAATGCTGCCCGTGTCGAACCTGAGTTAGGAACGCCAGCTAGAGGCGGATTGCCTGCCACAATTGCCGAGCCAACAACAGAGGGTTGGCGTTTAACAGGCCACAAGCAATACACCACGGGTAGTCCCATCCTCAGCTACTTTGTTGTTTGGGCACGGACAACTGAGGATGAACCACAAGTTGGCAATTTTCTGGTTCCGCGCGATCTGCCTGGTTTGCAAATTGTCGAAACCTGGGATCACTTGGGAATGAGAGCTACAGGCAGCCACGATCTCATTTTGGAGAATGTATTAATCCCCAGAGAGTATGCTTTGAATATTAGCCCCATATCAACCGCGCCATCCTTTGATCCCGTGATTTCCACTTGGGGAAGTTTGACAATAAGTGCTTTATATCTAGGTGTTGCTACTAGTGCGCGAGACTGGCTTGTAAAATATCTTTGGGAGCGATCGCCTTCTAATCTCAAAGAGCCACTGGCAACTCTACCACGCTTCCAAACTGCTGTGGGTGAGATAGAAGCACTGTTGTTTGCTAACAATAGATTGATTTATAGCTTGGCTCAAGATATTGATCGGGGCGAATATGAGCCTAACGTAGGATTACAGGCACAAGCTGTTAAATATCTCACCACCACTAACTCGATTCGTGCTGTAGAGATTGCCTTAGAACTGACTGGTAATCCTGGTCTGTTAAAAAAGAATCCTTTAGAGCGACACTACCGTGATGTTCTGTGCAGCCGTATCCATACACCGCAAAATGATGTTATTTGTCAGTCTTTAGGGAAGAGTGTATTGAAAGTAAAGTGA
- a CDS encoding mechanosensitive ion channel family protein: MRSSHRLRLSSKYFNIIIAVLTFVLFIWLTPVVAQTPSKAPVILDGQELFKISDSGRYSAQERTKSINLQLKNAIQTSESVQVKIEKRNQLPTILLNDRYLLTVTEQDTVPGSTVDEQARIWGQQIEEALQQARLERTKTYLQQTTFVAVAILLITAGFTWLLGWIKHYFFRVASQRLTTPNNEIPNSELLKLLELFFKLVLASMRIALWISAILYITNLFPFTRQWSYQISNILITSFTSPILTLGKNPYSLTELIILIGLLFGLVIFAGTLTNFLRSRILSFTGINRGAQEAIVILFKYGLIFIGTLVLLQIWGLDISSLTILASALSVGIGFGLQDIAKNFGSGLVLVFERPIQVGDFVEVGEYTGTVERIGGRSTEIRTLDHVSIIVPNSRFLEKEVINWSHRNPISRLHLPVGVAYSSDPKVVQAALLEAASKHPNVLQAPSPLVLFKEFGDNSLNFELLVWTAEPNKQFLLKSDLYYNIYESLEQRQIEIPFPQLDLHLRSGTLEFTPEIQLALIQMFERLSNNKQRIDPIKPSQNQT; encoded by the coding sequence ATGCGTTCTTCTCACCGTTTGCGACTATCATCAAAATATTTCAATATTATCATTGCAGTACTAACTTTTGTTTTGTTTATCTGGTTAACTCCTGTCGTTGCTCAAACACCCTCTAAAGCTCCGGTTATTTTAGATGGGCAAGAGCTTTTTAAGATCAGCGATTCTGGTCGATATAGCGCTCAAGAACGAACAAAATCAATCAACTTACAACTAAAAAATGCGATTCAAACTTCTGAATCTGTTCAAGTTAAAATTGAAAAACGTAACCAGCTACCTACTATTTTGCTAAATGACCGCTATTTGTTAACAGTTACAGAACAAGATACTGTTCCAGGTAGCACAGTTGATGAGCAGGCAAGGATTTGGGGGCAGCAAATTGAAGAAGCGCTACAGCAAGCTCGCTTAGAGCGAACTAAAACCTATCTCCAACAAACAACTTTTGTAGCTGTAGCAATTTTACTCATCACTGCCGGATTCACTTGGCTATTAGGATGGATTAAGCATTACTTTTTCCGAGTAGCATCACAACGCTTAACTACTCCTAACAATGAGATACCAAATTCGGAACTACTAAAATTATTGGAGTTATTTTTCAAATTAGTGTTGGCGAGTATGCGTATTGCACTTTGGATAAGTGCGATTCTTTATATCACTAATCTCTTTCCTTTCACTCGTCAATGGAGCTACCAAATTTCAAATATCCTGATCACCAGTTTCACCTCACCTATTCTGACATTAGGCAAGAATCCTTACTCTCTTACTGAATTAATAATTTTAATTGGTTTGTTGTTCGGCTTAGTTATATTTGCTGGAACTTTAACCAATTTTTTACGTTCTCGCATTCTATCTTTTACTGGAATCAATCGTGGCGCTCAAGAAGCCATAGTAATACTTTTTAAATATGGTCTGATTTTTATTGGCACACTAGTACTGCTACAAATTTGGGGGCTTGACATTAGCTCTTTGACAATTTTAGCAAGTGCTTTAAGCGTTGGAATTGGCTTTGGTTTACAGGATATTGCAAAGAATTTTGGCAGTGGTTTAGTACTAGTATTTGAGCGTCCAATTCAGGTTGGAGATTTTGTAGAAGTTGGGGAATATACAGGTACTGTCGAGCGAATAGGTGGCAGAAGTACCGAGATTCGGACTCTTGACCACGTTTCAATTATTGTACCTAACTCTCGCTTTTTGGAAAAAGAAGTAATCAACTGGAGCCACCGTAACCCGATTTCTCGGCTTCATCTCCCCGTTGGCGTTGCTTATAGTTCAGATCCCAAAGTTGTGCAAGCTGCTTTGTTAGAAGCAGCCTCTAAGCATCCCAATGTATTACAGGCTCCTTCTCCTCTAGTACTGTTTAAAGAGTTTGGCGACAACAGCTTAAATTTTGAGTTATTAGTATGGACTGCGGAACCTAATAAACAATTCTTACTCAAAAGTGATTTATACTACAATATCTACGAATCATTAGAGCAAAGACAAATTGAAATCCCCTTCCCTCAGTTAGATTTACATCTGCGTTCTGGCACGTTGGAATTTACGCCAGAAATACAGTTAGCCTTAATACAAATGTTTGAACGATTGTCAAACAATAAACAACGCATAGATCCAATCAAGCCAAGTCAAAATCAAACGTAA
- a CDS encoding Uma2 family endonuclease: MMTVTLQLPPNLQFTDEEFAQIVAVNKELRLELTAEGELIIMSPTGGETGNRNFDLLGQIWFWSNQNKLGKAFDSSTGFKLPNGATRSPDASWVRIQRWDALTLEQRKKFIPLCPDFAVELVSETDDVEETKAKMAEYLANGLQLGWLINPKDKQVIIYRPNLAPEVLQSPTSLSGEDVLTGFVLNLQQIFT, encoded by the coding sequence ATTATGACTGTAACCTTACAATTACCTCCTAATCTGCAATTTACTGATGAGGAATTTGCACAAATTGTCGCTGTGAATAAAGAATTACGGCTAGAGTTAACTGCTGAAGGGGAATTAATTATCATGTCACCCACTGGGGGAGAAACGGGAAACCGTAATTTTGATTTATTAGGTCAGATATGGTTTTGGAGCAATCAAAATAAGCTCGGAAAAGCTTTCGATTCTTCTACTGGATTTAAACTGCCAAATGGGGCAACTCGTTCACCTGATGCTTCTTGGGTAAGGATACAAAGATGGGATGCTCTTACCCTAGAACAAAGAAAAAAATTTATCCCTTTGTGTCCTGATTTTGCAGTGGAATTAGTTTCTGAAACTGATGATGTGGAAGAGACTAAAGCCAAAATGGCAGAATACTTAGCAAATGGCTTACAACTAGGTTGGTTAATTAATCCTAAAGATAAACAAGTCATAATTTATCGCCCAAATCTTGCACCAGAGGTTTTACAATCTCCCACAAGTTTATCGGGTGAAGATGTTCTCACTGGTTTTGTTTTAAATTTACAGCAGATTTTTACATAG
- a CDS encoding RNA-guided endonuclease TnpB family protein: MKARYQYRFYPTDQQQQSLARLFGCVRVVWNRQQKDSKRRNKNRLRIAKHHNRITDTRKDFLHKLSTKVVSENQTIVLEDLNVSGMVKNRKLARVISLQGWREFRVLCEAKSEKFSRDFRVINRWEPTSQTCSCCGYRWGKIDLSIRSILCLSCNTEQERDENASRNIEMVGMGHRHDLKRTGSDCKTVTDCKLL; encoded by the coding sequence ATGAAAGCTAGATATCAGTATAGATTTTACCCAACAGACCAACAGCAACAGAGTTTAGCTCGGTTGTTTGGTTGTGTTAGGGTTGTCTGGAATAGACAACAAAAGGATTCCAAACGCAGAAATAAAAATAGACTGCGGATAGCCAAACATCACAACCGAATTACAGATACCCGAAAAGATTTTCTGCACAAACTATCAACTAAAGTAGTTAGTGAGAACCAAACTATTGTTTTGGAAGATTTGAATGTGTCAGGGATGGTGAAAAACCGTAAGCTGGCAAGGGTGATTAGTCTGCAAGGTTGGCGAGAATTTCGGGTATTGTGTGAGGCTAAATCTGAAAAATTTAGTCGAGATTTCAGGGTAATTAACAGATGGGAACCCACTAGCCAAACCTGCTCTTGCTGTGGGTATCGCTGGGGTAAAATCGACCTTTCTATTCGCTCAATACTTTGCTTGAGTTGCAATACTGAGCAAGAAAGAGATGAAAACGCTTCCAGAAATATAGAAATGGTCGGCATGGGGCATCGGCACGACCTTAAACGGACGGGGAGTGACTGTAAGACTGTAACGGACTGCAAGTTACTGTGA
- a CDS encoding DUF1636 domain-containing protein codes for MTTTVNISPTSPLGVADHTLFVCKTCASVWQDGKRLGESGGEKLLSQLQQLAQDWDLRDEFPIQEVECMSACNRSCVVAFAAKGKLTYLFGDLAVDGSASAVLECASQYYAKADGLLPWSERPEALKKGILAKIPPLS; via the coding sequence ATGACTACTACTGTAAATATTTCCCCGACTAGTCCCTTGGGTGTTGCTGACCATACTTTATTTGTTTGCAAAACTTGTGCTAGCGTTTGGCAAGATGGAAAACGCTTAGGTGAAAGTGGCGGTGAAAAACTTCTATCTCAACTTCAGCAGCTTGCACAAGATTGGGACTTACGAGATGAATTCCCAATTCAGGAAGTTGAATGCATGAGTGCTTGTAATCGTTCCTGTGTAGTTGCCTTTGCTGCTAAAGGCAAATTAACATATTTATTTGGTGATTTAGCTGTTGATGGTAGTGCATCTGCGGTACTAGAATGTGCTAGTCAATACTATGCCAAAGCAGATGGTTTACTCCCTTGGTCAGAGCGTCCAGAAGCGTTAAAAAAAGGCATTTTAGCAAAAATTCCACCTTTATCTTAA
- a CDS encoding cobalt-precorrin-6A reductase, whose translation MRVLILGGTGDAAELAAKVATIQGLEAITSLAGRTREPSVPLGDLRVGGFGGVAGLASYLRAMQIDLLIDATHPFATQISFNAGDAASEVGVPRLMLIRPPWEKESGDRWIEVDSVEAAAASVANQAQRVFLTVGRQELAAFAHLDKIWFLMRMIDPPTNDALVPPGMILCDRGPFTLNNERQILIHNKIDTIVSKNSGGDATKPKIIAARELGVKVVMVSRPAIPPGEQVTDVDGALAWLFDKLRD comes from the coding sequence ATGCGCGTTTTGATTCTGGGTGGTACAGGAGATGCCGCAGAACTAGCTGCCAAAGTGGCGACTATCCAAGGTTTAGAAGCAATCACGTCTCTAGCTGGGCGCACCCGTGAACCATCAGTACCGTTAGGCGATTTACGGGTTGGAGGCTTTGGTGGTGTGGCTGGATTGGCTAGCTATTTGCGAGCCATGCAAATCGACTTATTGATTGATGCAACCCATCCTTTTGCTACTCAGATTTCTTTTAATGCGGGGGATGCTGCAAGCGAAGTCGGAGTACCCCGTCTGATGTTAATACGTCCGCCTTGGGAAAAAGAAAGTGGCGATCGCTGGATTGAAGTTGACAGCGTTGAAGCCGCCGCCGCATCTGTAGCAAACCAGGCACAGCGAGTATTTTTAACAGTTGGCAGGCAAGAACTCGCCGCCTTTGCTCACCTAGATAAAATTTGGTTTCTGATGCGGATGATTGATCCTCCTACCAATGATGCTTTAGTGCCACCGGGAATGATATTGTGCGATCGCGGGCCTTTTACCCTCAATAATGAAAGGCAAATCCTGATTCATAACAAGATTGACACCATAGTAAGCAAAAATAGCGGTGGCGATGCAACAAAGCCCAAGATTATTGCAGCGCGAGAACTGGGCGTAAAGGTTGTTATGGTAAGTCGTCCAGCTATACCACCAGGAGAGCAAGTTACTGATGTTGATGGTGCTTTGGCATGGCTATTTGACAAGTTGCGCGACTAG
- a CDS encoding BMP family ABC transporter substrate-binding protein: MDRRNFLKYVTLAGSSFTLTSCIQGKNSKLQGEVSPSASPVAVNEPLKVGFVYAGPVGDFGWTYAHDLGRRDMEANLQDKVKTTFVENVNEGADAQQVIRQLALDGNKLIFTTSLGYMNPTIKVAKDFSDVVFEHCRGYKRTGNVGTYLGRVEEPRYLTGMIAGKMTKSNVVGFIGAYPIPEVIRGISAFTQGVRLTNPQAKVKVLWVQSWYDPAKEREAAQALVNLGADVLTQHTDSGAVVQLAQEKGIYAFGYNTDMSKFGQKAHLTSAINKWGKFYTDKALAVMNNTWKSQEVWDGIGQGMVDISPMNQEIPGDVQQLVNAKRDEFIQGTAHPFDGPVKDQKGVVRVPKGKVLDDQKQLVMDWYVEGIEGSIPKSKA, encoded by the coding sequence ATGGATCGTCGGAATTTTCTAAAGTATGTCACTTTAGCAGGATCTAGCTTTACCTTAACTAGTTGCATTCAAGGCAAAAATTCCAAATTGCAGGGTGAGGTATCTCCCTCAGCGTCCCCTGTGGCAGTAAATGAACCTTTGAAAGTGGGATTTGTTTATGCCGGCCCTGTGGGTGATTTTGGCTGGACTTATGCCCATGATTTAGGTCGTAGAGACATGGAAGCCAATCTTCAAGATAAGGTAAAAACTACCTTTGTGGAAAATGTCAACGAAGGTGCTGATGCCCAACAGGTGATTCGGCAACTCGCATTAGATGGTAATAAGTTGATTTTTACAACTTCCTTAGGGTACATGAACCCAACAATTAAAGTTGCCAAGGATTTTAGTGATGTTGTCTTTGAACACTGTAGAGGATACAAACGTACTGGCAATGTCGGCACTTATCTGGGACGCGTTGAAGAACCGCGTTACTTAACCGGCATGATTGCTGGCAAGATGACAAAATCAAATGTAGTTGGTTTTATTGGCGCATACCCAATTCCAGAAGTAATTCGGGGAATCAGTGCATTCACTCAAGGAGTAAGGCTAACAAATCCCCAAGCAAAAGTTAAGGTACTTTGGGTACAAAGTTGGTACGATCCAGCTAAAGAAAGAGAAGCGGCTCAAGCTTTGGTCAATTTGGGTGCGGATGTACTGACACAGCATACCGATTCTGGTGCTGTTGTTCAATTGGCACAGGAGAAAGGCATTTATGCTTTTGGCTACAACACTGATATGAGTAAGTTTGGTCAAAAAGCCCACCTAACATCAGCTATTAATAAATGGGGCAAATTCTATACAGATAAAGCTTTGGCTGTAATGAATAATACTTGGAAATCTCAAGAGGTTTGGGATGGAATTGGTCAAGGAATGGTGGATATTTCCCCAATGAATCAGGAAATTCCAGGGGATGTGCAACAACTGGTAAATGCGAAGCGCGATGAGTTTATTCAGGGTACTGCACATCCTTTTGATGGCCCGGTGAAAGATCAAAAAGGGGTGGTGCGAGTACCAAAAGGTAAGGTTTTGGATGATCAGAAACAACTGGTGATGGATTGGTATGTTGAGGGAATTGAAGGGTCAATTCCTAAGAGCAAAGCCTAG
- a CDS encoding aminoglycoside adenylyltransferase domain-containing protein: MKENLNSYWVSWTRSPSKVAYLLTDSGIQWAVLGVLRLFYALREHEILSKTEAGRYALVHLPPKWHQLIQEAINLREIRHGSFYRSKVSRAVEAVRFLRYVINVCNEQASSRENGV; the protein is encoded by the coding sequence ATGAAGGAAAATCTCAACAGCTATTGGGTGAGTTGGACGCGATCGCCAAGTAAAGTAGCATATTTATTAACAGATAGTGGTATTCAGTGGGCTGTGCTTGGCGTTCTGCGTCTGTTTTACGCGTTGAGAGAGCATGAAATCCTCTCCAAAACGGAGGCTGGTCGATATGCATTGGTGCATCTTCCACCAAAGTGGCATCAACTTATTCAAGAGGCAATTAACCTCCGTGAAATTCGGCATGGTTCCTTTTATCGCAGCAAAGTGAGCCGGGCTGTTGAAGCAGTACGCTTCTTACGGTATGTAATTAATGTATGTAACGAACAGGCATCTTCAAGGGAAAACGGCGTTTAA
- a CDS encoding diguanylate cyclase domain-containing protein, which translates to MQEYLQTNIANFNQQQNRNYELSMSIGIERYSAESNMSLEQLIAKSDELMYAHKRLKQQSIA; encoded by the coding sequence ATCCAAGAGTATTTGCAAACAAATATCGCCAACTTTAATCAACAGCAAAACCGTAACTATGAACTTTCGATGAGTATCGGGATAGAGCGTTACTCAGCAGAAAGCAATATGTCACTAGAACAACTAATCGCCAAGTCTGACGAATTAATGTACGCTCATAAGCGTCTCAAGCAGCAATCGATTGCCTGA
- a CDS encoding thioredoxin family protein, whose protein sequence is MSTDSPVNSPDKSESNLGKRLRNFLIVMVAIALSVALVLGLRTETTSATLAKLSDTSTPLEVAISNGKPSLVEFYADWCTVCQKMAPDITQLETEYADKMNFVMLNVDNTKWLPEMLKYRVDGIPHFVFLSQQGETIAQAIGDQPRTIMASNLEALVNGSSLPYAQASGKVSKFSAPVAPTANQDDPRSHGSQVVN, encoded by the coding sequence ATGAGTACTGATTCACCTGTTAATTCTCCCGATAAGTCTGAATCCAACTTAGGCAAGCGTTTGAGAAACTTTTTAATTGTAATGGTAGCGATCGCTCTTAGCGTTGCTCTCGTCTTGGGCTTGCGAACCGAAACAACCTCGGCAACTCTAGCTAAGTTAAGTGATACGTCCACACCGTTAGAAGTAGCAATCAGCAACGGCAAACCATCTCTAGTAGAGTTTTATGCTGATTGGTGTACTGTCTGTCAGAAAATGGCACCAGATATCACTCAACTGGAAACAGAGTATGCTGACAAGATGAATTTTGTGATGCTGAATGTGGATAACACTAAGTGGCTACCAGAGATGTTGAAATATCGGGTAGATGGGATTCCCCATTTTGTATTTTTGAGTCAGCAAGGGGAAACCATAGCCCAAGCGATCGGCGATCAACCCCGGACAATTATGGCTAGCAATTTAGAAGCTTTGGTTAATGGTTCGTCTCTTCCCTATGCTCAAGCTAGCGGCAAAGTTTCCAAATTTTCAGCCCCAGTAGCACCAACGGCTAATCAAGATGATCCTCGCAGTCATGGCAGCCAAGTAGTAAATTAG
- a CDS encoding exopolysaccharide biosynthesis protein: MARLSNELERYFFEEERPSKVTLPEILSLAKERIFGFLLVILSLPSALPVPAPGYSVPFGILIFLLAIQLITGTKTPWLPKRMMNYPIQLTTVQKFLKAGIPWLKRIEAIARPRLSYICTTLPGRVTIGIAIALMAISMMIPIPGTNTLPAMGVFVTSFGLSEDDGAISLGGLVMCVMGAVLTTSILLALIWGGSSLLDIIKTWLGR; this comes from the coding sequence ATGGCTAGACTATCTAACGAATTGGAACGCTATTTTTTTGAGGAAGAACGGCCCTCGAAAGTAACTTTGCCAGAGATTTTATCATTAGCAAAAGAAAGAATTTTTGGATTTTTGTTGGTTATCCTGTCTTTACCTTCAGCTTTGCCAGTTCCAGCACCGGGATACTCAGTTCCTTTCGGCATCCTGATTTTTTTATTAGCGATACAGCTAATCACAGGTACTAAAACCCCTTGGCTACCCAAGCGGATGATGAATTATCCTATTCAACTTACAACAGTTCAGAAGTTTTTGAAGGCAGGGATTCCCTGGTTAAAAAGAATTGAAGCGATCGCTCGTCCTCGTCTAAGCTATATCTGTACTACTTTACCTGGTAGAGTGACCATTGGTATAGCGATCGCTTTGATGGCAATTTCCATGATGATTCCGATTCCAGGAACTAATACCCTGCCAGCTATGGGAGTTTTTGTAACTAGCTTTGGCTTATCGGAAGATGATGGTGCTATTAGCTTGGGTGGTTTAGTGATGTGTGTGATGGGGGCAGTTTTGACTACTTCCATACTATTGGCATTGATTTGGGGCGGTTCCAGTCTTCTTGACATTATCAAGACTTGGTTAGGCCGTTAA
- a CDS encoding DedA family protein produces MHLDLPQLIKSLGYFGVWAIVFAESGLLIGFFLPGDSLLFTAGFVASQNLLNIWVLIFGAFVCAVLGDNVGYFTGHKFGRRLFQKEDSWLFHKKHLVKTQNFYEQHGKKTVVLARFLPIVRTFAPIVAGIGAMHYRTFMSYNLIGGFLWTFGITILGFFLGKSLPPEQVDKYLLPIIGLIIIISLVPSIIHLIQENRSKKS; encoded by the coding sequence ATGCATCTGGATTTACCACAACTGATTAAATCGCTCGGCTATTTTGGCGTATGGGCGATTGTCTTTGCTGAATCTGGCTTGTTAATTGGTTTTTTCCTACCTGGGGATAGTTTATTGTTTACTGCTGGATTTGTGGCATCTCAGAATTTACTGAACATTTGGGTTCTAATTTTTGGTGCTTTTGTTTGTGCAGTCTTAGGTGATAATGTTGGTTATTTTACTGGACATAAATTTGGCAGGAGGCTATTTCAGAAAGAAGATTCATGGTTGTTTCACAAAAAACATCTTGTTAAAACCCAAAACTTTTATGAACAGCACGGTAAAAAAACAGTTGTTTTAGCACGTTTTTTACCCATTGTACGGACTTTCGCACCGATTGTGGCTGGGATTGGTGCGATGCATTATCGCACATTTATGTCTTATAACTTAATCGGTGGCTTTCTTTGGACATTCGGCATCACTATATTAGGGTTTTTCTTAGGAAAATCTCTACCACCTGAACAGGTAGATAAATATTTATTACCGATTATTGGATTAATTATAATTATTTCTTTAGTGCCATCGATTATCCATTTAATACAAGAAAATAGATCAAAAAAAAGTTGA
- a CDS encoding ABC transporter permease, with protein MQRYLKVLRLFWSAAIAAELEYRINFFIATLSSLGNLAGSLFGLFLFYRKGYTFSGWSWDAALVVLGIFTLLQGFSATFLASNLNRIVRHVQEGTLDFILLKPIRSQFWLSTHTLSPWGLPDIIFGSIIIGYAGKRLGVGIDDYLLGVLPLLFSFVILYSLWFMLGAMSIWFVKIYNVTEVLRGLLEAGRYPIAAYPNAYRFFFTFVMPVAFLTTVPAQALLGRSEISWLIGAAILAVALFFASTWFWRFALRFYTSASS; from the coding sequence ATGCAAAGATATTTGAAAGTACTAAGACTATTTTGGAGTGCTGCGATCGCAGCTGAGTTGGAATATCGGATTAACTTTTTCATAGCTACCCTCAGCAGCTTGGGAAATTTAGCGGGTAGCCTCTTTGGATTATTCTTGTTTTACCGGAAAGGTTATACTTTTAGTGGCTGGTCATGGGACGCAGCCTTAGTAGTTCTAGGAATTTTTACCTTACTACAAGGATTTTCTGCTACTTTTCTGGCGTCGAACTTGAATCGCATAGTCCGCCATGTCCAAGAAGGCACTTTAGACTTTATATTATTAAAACCTATCCGCAGTCAGTTTTGGCTTTCCACCCATACCCTTTCACCTTGGGGACTACCAGATATAATTTTTGGTAGTATTATAATTGGCTACGCAGGCAAACGCCTTGGTGTAGGAATAGATGACTATCTACTTGGTGTGCTGCCGTTATTGTTCAGCTTTGTGATTCTGTACAGCCTGTGGTTTATGCTCGGAGCGATGAGTATCTGGTTCGTCAAAATATACAACGTTACCGAAGTACTACGTGGTTTGTTAGAAGCTGGACGATATCCCATCGCAGCATATCCTAATGCTTACCGTTTTTTCTTCACCTTTGTAATGCCAGTAGCTTTTTTAACTACTGTACCAGCCCAAGCGCTACTGGGACGTAGTGAAATTAGCTGGTTGATAGGTGCGGCAATATTAGCAGTAGCGTTGTTTTTCGCTTCCACTTGGTTTTGGCGATTTGCATTGAGGTTTTATACTAGTGCTTCGAGTTAG
- the lipA gene encoding lipoyl synthase — protein sequence MTVKPDWLRVKAPGRERIGNVKDILRDLALNTVCEEASCPNIGECFNAGTATFLIMGPACTRACPYCDIDFEKKPKPLDPTEPERLAEAVRRMKLNHVVITSVNRDDLPDGGASQFIACINAVRTVSPNTTIEVLIPDLCGNWNALELILQAAPEVLNHNTETVPRLYRRVRPQGNYDRTLELLHRSRQVSPTTYTKSGIMVGLGETDAEIRQVMQDLRAVNCDILTIGQYLQPSQKHLQVNEFINPEQFAAWKAFGEEIGFLQVVSSPLTRSSYHAEQVRELMQRYPRSQF from the coding sequence GTGACTGTAAAACCAGACTGGTTGCGGGTAAAAGCACCTGGGCGTGAGCGCATCGGTAACGTTAAAGATATTTTGCGGGATTTAGCCCTCAATACAGTTTGTGAGGAAGCATCCTGTCCGAATATTGGTGAATGCTTCAATGCTGGGACTGCCACATTTTTAATTATGGGCCCGGCTTGTACACGCGCTTGTCCCTACTGCGATATTGATTTTGAGAAAAAACCCAAACCACTAGACCCCACGGAACCTGAACGACTAGCAGAAGCTGTTCGCCGCATGAAACTTAATCATGTTGTGATCACTTCTGTAAATCGAGATGACTTGCCAGATGGTGGTGCGTCTCAGTTTATAGCCTGTATTAATGCGGTTCGCACTGTTTCACCCAACACTACAATTGAGGTACTAATTCCTGACTTGTGCGGTAATTGGAATGCTCTAGAGTTGATTCTACAAGCTGCGCCAGAGGTATTAAACCATAATACAGAAACTGTTCCACGCCTATATCGGCGGGTGCGTCCCCAAGGAAACTACGATCGCACTTTAGAATTATTGCACCGCTCTCGCCAAGTTTCTCCTACCACATACACCAAATCTGGTATCATGGTTGGACTTGGTGAAACTGATGCCGAAATTCGCCAGGTCATGCAAGACTTGCGAGCCGTAAATTGCGACATTTTGACAATTGGGCAATACCTCCAACCCAGTCAAAAACATTTGCAAGTAAATGAATTTATCAATCCAGAACAATTTGCTGCTTGGAAGGCATTCGGCGAAGAAATCGGATTTTTACAAGTTGTTTCTTCACCATTGACAAGAAGCTCATATCATGCAGAACAAGTTAGGGAATTAATGCAACGTTATCCCCGCAGCCAATTTTAG